The DNA window ctattttgaatatatttcacCATTCTGACATTCTCCTTGCAGACGACACCCACAATTGAAAGCCATTTCATCGATGTGGGTACCATAACATTTGGAGGCATTTTCGGCTTGGGcgagaaaatggaaaatcgcGTCATAATGGCAAGGAGCACGGTTCAATGCCTGATACTTCCCAGATTTTTCCTGCTGGAGAAGAAACAAAATCCCGGCAATGTCTGGGAGCGCAGACTTTTGTATGTGGGCGTCATGGTTCCATCCAGAGAAGCCCTTTTCGCCCACTATCGTAAAGCTTGTGACTGGAAGAAATTCAAAAACGATATAATTTCCGAAACCCTGAAGCCCTCCGACAATGACAACACAAACATCGAAGACGTTCCCATAATTTGCAGAATTGTAGAATCACCAGAGGATCTCAATTAGttgtggaaaataaattgttg is part of the Drosophila sechellia strain sech25 chromosome 3R, ASM438219v1, whole genome shotgun sequence genome and encodes:
- the LOC6606914 gene encoding uncharacterized protein LOC6606914 isoform X3; translated protein: MTKIWDEKKRALKALDYFDFLDDDQIVEACRYGRLKQFDPLDTIFCEDIGSMTNVHFVLSGECLILQCLNIKTTPTIESHFIDVGTITFGGIFGLGEKMENRVIMARSTVQCLILPRFFLLEKKQNPGNVWERRLLYVGVMVPSREALFAHYRKACDWKKFKNDIISETLKPSDNDNTNIEDVPIICRIVESPEDLN